A genomic segment from Oncorhynchus clarkii lewisi isolate Uvic-CL-2024 chromosome 14, UVic_Ocla_1.0, whole genome shotgun sequence encodes:
- the LOC139366139 gene encoding C-X-C motif chemokine 14-like isoform X2 has product MHRCTTAALLLLVIALYSLHTEAYKCRCTRKGPKIRYKDVQKLEIKPKHPFCQEKMIFVTMENVARFKGQEYCLHPKLQSTKNLVKWFRIWKDKHRVYEA; this is encoded by the exons ATGCATCGTTGTACAACAGCAGCGTTGCTTTTGTTAGTTATTGCCTTATATTCCCTCCACACAGAag CCTACAAGTGCAGGTGCACAAGAAAAGGGCCAAAGATTCGCTACAAGGATGTGCAAAAGCTGGAGATCAAACCCAAACATCCTTTCTGCCAAGAGAAGATGATATT TGTCACCATGGAGAACGTGGCGCGCTTCAAAGGTCAGGAGTACTGTCTGCACCCTAAACTGCAGAGTACCAAAAACCTGGTCAAGTGGTTCCGGATCTGGAAGGATAAGCATAG GGTGTATGAAGCTTAA
- the LOC139366139 gene encoding C-X-C motif chemokine 14-like isoform X1, whose translation MHRCTTAALLLLVIALYSLHTEAYKCRCTRKGPKIRYKDVQKLEIKPKHPFCQEKMIFVTMENVARFKGQEYCLHPKLQSTKNLVKWFRIWKDKHSRVYEA comes from the exons ATGCATCGTTGTACAACAGCAGCGTTGCTTTTGTTAGTTATTGCCTTATATTCCCTCCACACAGAag CCTACAAGTGCAGGTGCACAAGAAAAGGGCCAAAGATTCGCTACAAGGATGTGCAAAAGCTGGAGATCAAACCCAAACATCCTTTCTGCCAAGAGAAGATGATATT TGTCACCATGGAGAACGTGGCGCGCTTCAAAGGTCAGGAGTACTGTCTGCACCCTAAACTGCAGAGTACCAAAAACCTGGTCAAGTGGTTCCGGATCTGGAAGGATAAGCATAG CAGGGTGTATGAAGCTTAA